Proteins encoded in a region of the Osmerus mordax isolate fOsmMor3 chromosome 17, fOsmMor3.pri, whole genome shotgun sequence genome:
- the lrmp gene encoding inositol 1,4,5-triphosphate receptor associated 2: MDCSAQLRRHNPVDSICRKLQTIQRYTSDSPFYIPKLSSSSYDSPQAGLKQNLESFLKKRTVRGEDGIDRSMLTPTSSPKTPRTALCPSTPAIPSTPASTIPTPTNATFTITSTLGERRGQGQDQFRGWQRTCSTPATQSGESYFSFSQGGQFTQPEGMDREREGHRNSPLSLTHSQAHSTLSYNLNFCSGELASPLECELPYPALVVKRLSMGGDGSLFSEARKEAMAEVSLICEEDLLDTIFHACDTQRRGKVYVSRIVDYLRHTTSRGSEDSGLDDLCNMLDPEHKNVSIDLDTYHAVMKEWIDDCRNSGDESAEELTQDSVRLKESLAAKRSVLLNMTSGSLEAFGGEASRGDLETSDLVYCVADLQFSNQKLQQDVRKLKQAMEAMEDTNLRLAEENEQLRSQAKMGHQLAQKEKLLKEEVEEMKMTLSCTEEGRARASAHSKHMERENQSLIAKIASLQEENIKVTMEMDDLQKRMMELCDLNAELQVQIHSYDGVVNEKDSLLLERSSQIKELRAALEEYSSVTELLRADKSKLASHMHLMQPDMSSPVGLSLSVAYRLNQITSGSLQTELALAQNPIEVSQGAERLSSNLSFVSPMDETLDKEVLLLFQGPSPEHMSQEFKNIITKLKREFDEEGVSVLVTLRGLLDQHGGTEACDPRLQTVQCELDARRTEWALSLEQLDQYTDSLEKELIKMASNMRRSRTEILHLSVRVQEQENQKQQLKEELEQLKEELEQLKTPQDSREASCQTPVDGEELGEDLDWDEEFALQDFLRAEVDERYRDYRPEGPRGTRPPGDLLADQPGEEGEERWTVVGGEGSEVQEEPRGLSPPPRGTPPGQSTEGEEADAVTLDSATPPPEVPAQDPSSSSPDQDRTLTPGHSPPGHSPPGPVEMVSPSCTSPVLDETTYITGSSQPPGASEDGRGEGGGEDTTAGSMSNIKRLSQDQLPERVIAEDSTSLLPVLEEEEEGMHESAQVPTVNVDMAGTDRLTGEGAASLSDENSPQTVVGQTISDTNQSEGRAEGIASDPSQSEDSPALQEPQGAKKLKKELVRTISYPSVVPLINDRILKMASVFASDAEDGVDQEGGERRGKPETLVSSGGGNPEVCESLRGSVRVAESLTLVLALQELSRSMVVTEGHKPPEDLSEASGATEKDAETSVISEDNSESMREERNSLSQNEKEIETEFQRLSLGFKCDVFTLEKRLRLEERSRDLAEDNVRREVSSCQGLLQALIPLCEDDNQSMEIIQRLQKNLDILIQSMTRVSSRSEMLGAIHQESRIGKAVEVMIQHVENLRRMYTKEHTELLELRETMMQNERSFGSHSDRDDFRGKKQTGSQFYKSSSRRVSIAAIPRSSGAHYDMPKALDISETDAERLTRRSPWNVTGKGAARPPLKRFVSSGAWAEVDEPTLMMKGSPFDTDSPSEEEHRGSSERKSSLTELGNKLTSLIMPKFKTPNPASTPNMTEQAASSPFLGPTSRPAVARTSRGVWLWLALVVVLAALLALLASLVMQPAVDAAPVGTGDSWMTIQQLLWPYTGLRHNGQPPV, from the exons ATGGACTGCTCCGCCCAGCTAAGAAGGCACAACCCCGTGGACAGCATCTGCCGCAAGTTGCAGACCATCCAGCGGTACACCTCTGACTCGCCCTTCTACATCCCCAAGCTGAGCTCCAGTAGCTACGACAGCCCCCAGGCAGGCCTCAAGCAAAACCTGGAGTCCTTCCTGAAGAAGCGCACCGTCCGTGGAGAAGATGGCATAGACCGGAGCATGTTGACCCCCACGAGTTCCCCCAAGACCCCCCGGACGGCCCTCTGTCCGTCCACCCCCGCCATCCCTTCCACACCGGCTTCCACCATCCCCACCCCGACAAATGCCACCTTCACCATCACCAGCACCCTAGGGGAGAGGCGGGGGCAGGGCCAGGACCAGTTTAGGGGGTGGCAGAGGACATGCTCCACCCCGGCTACCCAGAGTGGCGAGTCCTACTTCAGTTTCTCCCAAGGAGGCCAGTTCACCCAGCCTGaggggatggacagagagagagaggggcacaggaactccccgctctctctcacacactcccaggcGCACAGCACGCTGTCCTACAACCTGAACTTCTGCTCTGGAGAGTTGGCCAGCCCCCTGGAGTGTGAGCTGCCCTACCCAGCCCTGGTGGTCAAGAGGCTCTCCATGGGAGGAGATG gaagTCTCTTTTCTGAGGCCAGGAAGGAGGCGATGGCTGAGGTCAGTCTCATCTGTGAAGAGGACCTGCTGGATACCATCTTCCACGCCTGTGATACCCAGCgtcgag GGAAGGTGTATGTGTCCCGTATCGTGGACTACCTGCGGCACACCACCAGCCGGGGCTCAGAGGACAGCGGCCTGGACGACCTGTGCAACATGCTGGACCCCGAGCACAAAAACGTGTCCATCGACCTGGACACCTACCACGCCGTCATGAAGGAGTGGATAGACGACTGCCGCAACAGCGG ggaCGAGTCAGCCGAGGAGCTCACTCAGGACTCAGTCAGACTCAAGGAAAGTCTAGCAG CTAAGAGGTCTGTGCTGCTAAACATGACCTCTGGAAGTCTGGAGGCGTTTGGAGGCGAGGCGTCACGGGGAGACCT ggaGACGTCAGACCTGGTGTACTGTGTGGCAGACCTCCAGTTCAGCAACCAGAAGCTGCAGCAGGATGTCCGCAAGCTGAAGCAAGCCATGGAGGCCATGGAGGACACCAACCTGAGACTGGCCGAGGAGAACGAGCAGCTCCGCAGCCAGGccaagat GGGTCACCAGCTGGCTCAGAAGGAGAAGCtgctgaaggaggaggtggaggagatgaagatGACCCTGAGCTGTACGGAGGAGGGCCGCGCCCGCGCCTCggcacacagcaaacacatg gaacgaGAGAACCAGTCCCTCATCGCCAAGATTGCCTCTCTGCAGGAGGAG AACATCAAGGTCACCATGGAGATGGATGACCTTCAGAAGAGGATGATGGAGCTGTGTGACCTTAACGCAGAGCTACAG GTGCAGATCCACTCCTACGATGGCGTTGTGAACGAGAAGGATTCTCTTCTACTTGAG agGAGTAGTCAAATAAAGGAGCTGAGGGCTGCTTTGGAGGAGTACTCTTCAgtcacagag cTTCTGCGTGCAGACAAGAGCAAGCTGGCGAGCCACATGCACCTGATGCAGCCCGACATGTCGTCTCC ggTGGGGCTGTCCCTCTCAGTGGCCTACAGGTTGAACCAGATTACCTCAGgctctctccagacagaacTGGCCCTGGCCCAGAATCCTATTGAGGTcagc CAGGGGGCAGAGCGTCTGTCGTCCAACCTGAGTTTCGTGTCTCCAATGGACGAGACCCTGGACAAGGAAGTGCTGCTTCTCTTTCAGGGCCCCTCCCCTGAGCACATGTCCCAGGAGTTCAAGAACATCATCACCAAACTG AAAAGAGAATTTGATGAGGAGGGTGTCTCAGTCCTGGTGACACTCAGGGGTCTCCTGGACCAGCATGGAGGGACAGAGGCCTGTGACCCGCGCCTACAG ACGGTGCAGTGTGAGCTGGATGCGAGGAGGACAGAGTGGGCCCTGAGCCTGGAGCAACTGGACCAGTACACCGACTCCCTGGAGAAGGAGCTGATCAAGATGGCCAGCAACATGAGGCGCTCACGCACAGAGATCCTGCACCTTTCTGTccg cgTTCAGGAGCAGGAGAACCAGAAGCAGCAGctgaaggaggagctggagcagctgaaggaggagctggagcagctgaAGACCCCTCAGGACAGCAGGGAGGCCAGCTGCCAGACCCCCGTCGACggagaagag CTGGGGGAGGATCTGGACTGGGACGAGGAGTTTGCCCTCCAGGACTTCCTGAGGGCCGAGGTGGACGAGCGTTACCGGGACTACCGGCCCGAGGGCCCCAGGGGGACGAGGCCACCAGGGGACCTGCTGGCGGACcaaccaggggaggagggggaggagcgttGGACggtggtaggaggggagggatcAGAGGTCCAGGAGGAGCCCAGGGGGCTCTCACCCCCACCGAGAGGCACTCCGCCTGGGCAgagcacagagggagaggaggctg ATGCAGTGACCTTGGACTCTGCCACGCCCCCTCCCGAGGTCCCAGCCCAGGATCCGAGCTCTTCGTCACCAGACCAAGACCGAACGCTCACCCCTGGACACAGCCCCCCTGGACACAGCCCCCCTGGCCCTGTGGAGATGGTATCTCCGAGCTGCACCTCACCTGTGCTGGATGAAACCACGTATATAACTGGGAG CTCCCAGCCTCCAGGCGCCAGCGAGgacggaagaggagagggaggaggggaggacacgaCGGCAGGCAGCATGAGCAACATCAAG AGGCTGAGCCAGGACCAGCTGCCAGAGAGAGTCATTGCGGAGGACag caCTAGCCTGCTCCCTGTactagaagaggaggaggagggtatgCATGAGTCCGCTCAGGTGCCAACAGTGAACGTAGACATGGCAG GAACAGACAGGCTGACGGGAGAAGGGGCTGCTTCGCTCTCTGACGAAAACTCCCCCCAGACTGTTGTTGGACAGACCATCTCAGACACCAACCAATCTGAGGGCAGAGCTGAAGGCATAGCCTCTGACCCCAGCCAATCGGAGGACTCTCCTGCTCTGCAGGAACCCCAGGGAGCCAAAAAGTTAAAAAAGGAACTGGTGAGAACTATTTCTTATCCTTCAGTTGTGCCCTT GATAAACGATAGGATCCTGAAGATGGCAAGCGTGTTTGCGAGTGACGCTGAGGACGGCGTGGACCAGGAGGgcggagagaggcgggggaagCCCGAGACTCTGGTGTCCTCCGGTGGAGGCAACCCCGAGGTGTGTGAGTCCCTCCGCGGTTCTGTGCGGGTCGCGGAGAGCCTAACCCTCGTCCTGGCCCTGCAGGAGCTGTCCCGCAGCATGGTGGTGACCGAGGGACACAAGCCTCCCGAGGACCTGAGCGAAGCCAGCGGCGCCACGGAGAAGGACG CCGAGACCTCTGTGATTTCTGAGGACAACAGTGAGtccatgagagaggagaggaacag tctgtctcaaaATGAGAAGGAGATTGAG ACTGAGTTCCAGCGTTTGTCTCTGGGCTTCAAGTGTGACGTGTTCACCCTGGAGAAGAGGCTCCGTCTGGAGGAGCGATCACGTGACCTGGCCGAGGACAACGTCCGCAGGGAGGTGTCCAGCTGCCAGGGCCTGTTACAG gccctcatccctctctgtgAGGATGACAACCAGTCTATGGAGATCATCCAGAGGCTGCAGAAGAACCTGGACATCCTCATCCAGTCCATGACCAGGGTGTCCAGTCGCTCGGAGATGCTTGGAGCCatacaccag gaGAGTCGTATAGGGAAGGCTGTGGAGGTGATGATCCAGCACGTGGAGAACCTGAGGAGGATGTACACTAAAGAACACACTGAGCTGCTGGAGCTCCGAGAGACCATGATGCAGAACGAGAGGTCATTTGGATCCCACTCCGACAGAG ATGACTTCCGAGGCAAGAAGCAGACAGGATCCCAGTTCTACAAG TCCTCGTCTCGAAGAGTTAGCATAGCGGCTATCCCCCGCTCCAGTGGAGCACACTATGACATG CCCAAAGCACTAGACATCTCCGAGACGGATGCAGAGAGATTAACCAGGAGATCCCCCTG GAATGTGACAGGAAAGGGTGCAGCACGGCCCCCTCTAAAGCGTTTTGTCAGCTCAGGGGCCTGGGCCGAGGTTGATGAGCCCACGCTCATGATGAAGGG GTCGCCCTTTGACACGGACTCTCCTTCTGAGGAGGAGCACAGGGGGAGCTCTGAGAGGAAGTCCAGTCTCACTGAACTGGGCAACAAACTCACCTCCTTGATAATGCCCAAGTTCAAGAC
- the LOC136960327 gene encoding putative nuclease HARBI1 isoform X2, whose product MATRAAYFSPSEAQILMEAYEEVKDIIKKKGNTATVIKQREKAWQSIADRLNALNMNGPKRTWQQVKIKYKNILQNAVKKNTHRQGTGGGSPKADLTPAEDMALELNKGRPVLEGIPGGKETSIGSSQDATRFIQVSGSTVFLLEPPAQAPDDADPGEGPSAAATAHDGDDDEEETISLDSRRHEDPDAIQWENQPGNISSQAIRKLYGNHLRRQIELADIDIQYKKKKMENLALESEIKKRTIRKLDLEIKKLERELQEDDTADDHLYERYRFSADGIRYLCRLLGPRIKHRTARSHALSVEQMVCVALRFFASGAFLYSVGDAEQLNKATICRTIRSVCLAIKALADVFISFPGHRRLCDIKEEFYRIAVDCTHIRIKAPSGAHEADFVNRKSFHSINVQMVCNADCVISNVVAKWPGSVHDSRIFRASEIYQCLSQGEFSGVLLGDRGYGCQPFLLTPFTDPQEAQQAYNHAHARTRARVEMTFGLLKARFHCLHKLRVSPVRACDITVACAVLHNVACLRKERAPRVPPAMDWDNPAIFPDDDSGRLLRDQYVLNYFS is encoded by the exons atggcaactagagccgcgtacttttccccgtcggaagcacaaatcctcatggaggcatacgaggaggtaaaagatataattaagaagaaaggcaacaccgccacagtgataaagcaaagagaaaaagcgtggcaaagtattgcagaccgcctgaatgc attaaacatgaacgggccaaaacggacatggcagcaggtcaaaatcaaatacaagaacattctgcagaatg cagtgaaaaagaatacccacagacaaggcacgggtggtgggtcaccaaaggctgaccttaccccagcagaggacatggccttggagctaaataaaggcaggcccgtcttagaggggatccctggggggaaagagacgagcataggttcctcccaagatgccacccgcttcattcaag tgtctggcagcactgtgttcctgttagagccaccagcacaagcaccagacgatgctgatcca ggtgaaggccccagtgcagcagcaacagcacatgatggagacgatgatgaggaggagaccatctctctggattccagaaggcatgag gacccagatgctatacagtgggaaaaccagcctggcaacata agctcacaagctatcagaaagttgtatggcaaccacctccggcgccaaatagaactggcagacatagacattcagtacaagaagaaaaagatggaaaatcttgcactggagtccgaaataaaaaagaggacaattaggaaactggaccttgaaataaaaaaacttgagagggag ctccaagaagatgacacag ctgatgaccatctatatgaaagatacaggttttctgcagatggcatcaggtatctatgcagactactgggtcccaggattaagcaccgcactgcacggagccatgcactgagtgtggagcaaatggtttgtgtggccttgcgcttttttgctagtggagccttcctgtactcagtgggggatgcagaacagctgaacaaggccacaatttgccgcacaataaggagtgtgtgtctggctatcaaagcattagcagatgtcttcatctccttccctggccacagaagactctgtgacatcaaagaggagttctataggattgcag tggactgcacacacataaggataaaagccccctcaggtgcccatgaggccgattttgtgaataggaaatcctttcacagcattaatgttcag atggtctgcaatgctgactgtgtgatcagcaatgttgtggcaaaatggcctggctcagtccatgactccagaatctttcgggcctctgaaatctatcagtgcctatcacaag gtgaattctctggtgtgttgctgggagacagggggtatggctgccagccttttctcctgacacctttcacagacccccaggaagcacagcaggcctacaaccatgcccatgccaggaccagggccagagttgaaatgacctttggcctcctgaaggcacgctttcactgccttcacaaattaagggtcagccctgttagggcatgtgatattactgtggcttgtgctgtcctccacaatgtggcctgcctgaggaaggagagggcccccagagtgccaccagccatggactgggacaatccggcaatcttccctgatgacgacagtggtcggctgctgagggaccaatatgtgttgaattattttagttag
- the LOC136960327 gene encoding putative nuclease HARBI1 isoform X1 has protein sequence MATRAAYFSPSEAQILMEAYEEVKDIIKKKGNTATVIKQREKAWQSIADRLNALNMNGPKRTWQQVKIKYKNILQNAVKKNTHRQGTGGGSPKADLTPAEDMALELNKGRPVLEGIPGGKETSIGSSQDATRFIQVSGSTVFLLEPPAQAPDDADPGEGPSAAATAHDGDDDEEETISLDSRRHEDPDAIQWENQPGNISSQAIRKLYGNHLRRQIELADIDIQYKKKKMENLALESEIKKRTIRKLDLEIKKLERELQEDDTADDHLYERYRFSADGIRYLCRLLGPRIKHRTARSHALSVEQMVCVALRFFASGAFLYSVGDAEQLNKATICRTIRSVCLAIKALADVFISFPGHRRLCDIKEEFYRIAGFPNVIGAVDCTHIRIKAPSGAHEADFVNRKSFHSINVQMVCNADCVISNVVAKWPGSVHDSRIFRASEIYQCLSQGEFSGVLLGDRGYGCQPFLLTPFTDPQEAQQAYNHAHARTRARVEMTFGLLKARFHCLHKLRVSPVRACDITVACAVLHNVACLRKERAPRVPPAMDWDNPAIFPDDDSGRLLRDQYVLNYFS, from the exons atggcaactagagccgcgtacttttccccgtcggaagcacaaatcctcatggaggcatacgaggaggtaaaagatataattaagaagaaaggcaacaccgccacagtgataaagcaaagagaaaaagcgtggcaaagtattgcagaccgcctgaatgc attaaacatgaacgggccaaaacggacatggcagcaggtcaaaatcaaatacaagaacattctgcagaatg cagtgaaaaagaatacccacagacaaggcacgggtggtgggtcaccaaaggctgaccttaccccagcagaggacatggccttggagctaaataaaggcaggcccgtcttagaggggatccctggggggaaagagacgagcataggttcctcccaagatgccacccgcttcattcaag tgtctggcagcactgtgttcctgttagagccaccagcacaagcaccagacgatgctgatcca ggtgaaggccccagtgcagcagcaacagcacatgatggagacgatgatgaggaggagaccatctctctggattccagaaggcatgag gacccagatgctatacagtgggaaaaccagcctggcaacata agctcacaagctatcagaaagttgtatggcaaccacctccggcgccaaatagaactggcagacatagacattcagtacaagaagaaaaagatggaaaatcttgcactggagtccgaaataaaaaagaggacaattaggaaactggaccttgaaataaaaaaacttgagagggag ctccaagaagatgacacag ctgatgaccatctatatgaaagatacaggttttctgcagatggcatcaggtatctatgcagactactgggtcccaggattaagcaccgcactgcacggagccatgcactgagtgtggagcaaatggtttgtgtggccttgcgcttttttgctagtggagccttcctgtactcagtgggggatgcagaacagctgaacaaggccacaatttgccgcacaataaggagtgtgtgtctggctatcaaagcattagcagatgtcttcatctccttccctggccacagaagactctgtgacatcaaagaggagttctataggattgcag gtttccccaatgtcattggtgcagtggactgcacacacataaggataaaagccccctcaggtgcccatgaggccgattttgtgaataggaaatcctttcacagcattaatgttcag atggtctgcaatgctgactgtgtgatcagcaatgttgtggcaaaatggcctggctcagtccatgactccagaatctttcgggcctctgaaatctatcagtgcctatcacaag gtgaattctctggtgtgttgctgggagacagggggtatggctgccagccttttctcctgacacctttcacagacccccaggaagcacagcaggcctacaaccatgcccatgccaggaccagggccagagttgaaatgacctttggcctcctgaaggcacgctttcactgccttcacaaattaagggtcagccctgttagggcatgtgatattactgtggcttgtgctgtcctccacaatgtggcctgcctgaggaaggagagggcccccagagtgccaccagccatggactgggacaatccggcaatcttccctgatgacgacagtggtcggctgctgagggaccaatatgtgttgaattattttagttag
- the LOC136960327 gene encoding uncharacterized protein isoform X3, protein MATRAAYFSPSEAQILMEAYEEVKDIIKKKGNTATVIKQREKAWQSIADRLNALNMNGPKRTWQQVKIKYKNILQNAVKKNTHRQGTGGGSPKADLTPAEDMALELNKGRPVLEGIPGGKETSIGSSQDATRFIQVSGSTVFLLEPPAQAPDDADPGEGPSAAATAHDGDDDEEETISLDSRRHEDPDAIQWENQPGNISSQAIRKLYGNHLRRQIELADIDIQYKKKKMENLALESEIKKRTIRKLDLEIKKLERELQEDDTADDHLYERYRFSADGISGAFLYSVGDAEQLNKATICRTIRSVCLAIKALADVFISFPGHRRLCDIKEEFYRIAGFPNVIGAVDCTHIRIKAPSGAHEADFVNRKSFHSINVQMVCNADCVISNVVAKWPGSVHDSRIFRASEIYQCLSQGEFSGVLLGDRGYGCQPFLLTPFTDPQEAQQAYNHAHARTRARVEMTFGLLKARFHCLHKLRVSPVRACDITVACAVLHNVACLRKERAPRVPPAMDWDNPAIFPDDDSGRLLRDQYVLNYFS, encoded by the exons atggcaactagagccgcgtacttttccccgtcggaagcacaaatcctcatggaggcatacgaggaggtaaaagatataattaagaagaaaggcaacaccgccacagtgataaagcaaagagaaaaagcgtggcaaagtattgcagaccgcctgaatgc attaaacatgaacgggccaaaacggacatggcagcaggtcaaaatcaaatacaagaacattctgcagaatg cagtgaaaaagaatacccacagacaaggcacgggtggtgggtcaccaaaggctgaccttaccccagcagaggacatggccttggagctaaataaaggcaggcccgtcttagaggggatccctggggggaaagagacgagcataggttcctcccaagatgccacccgcttcattcaag tgtctggcagcactgtgttcctgttagagccaccagcacaagcaccagacgatgctgatcca ggtgaaggccccagtgcagcagcaacagcacatgatggagacgatgatgaggaggagaccatctctctggattccagaaggcatgag gacccagatgctatacagtgggaaaaccagcctggcaacata agctcacaagctatcagaaagttgtatggcaaccacctccggcgccaaatagaactggcagacatagacattcagtacaagaagaaaaagatggaaaatcttgcactggagtccgaaataaaaaagaggacaattaggaaactggaccttgaaataaaaaaacttgagagggag ctccaagaagatgacacag ctgatgaccatctatatgaaagatacaggttttctgcagatggcatcag tggagccttcctgtactcagtgggggatgcagaacagctgaacaaggccacaatttgccgcacaataaggagtgtgtgtctggctatcaaagcattagcagatgtcttcatctccttccctggccacagaagactctgtgacatcaaagaggagttctataggattgcag gtttccccaatgtcattggtgcagtggactgcacacacataaggataaaagccccctcaggtgcccatgaggccgattttgtgaataggaaatcctttcacagcattaatgttcag atggtctgcaatgctgactgtgtgatcagcaatgttgtggcaaaatggcctggctcagtccatgactccagaatctttcgggcctctgaaatctatcagtgcctatcacaag gtgaattctctggtgtgttgctgggagacagggggtatggctgccagccttttctcctgacacctttcacagacccccaggaagcacagcaggcctacaaccatgcccatgccaggaccagggccagagttgaaatgacctttggcctcctgaaggcacgctttcactgccttcacaaattaagggtcagccctgttagggcatgtgatattactgtggcttgtgctgtcctccacaatgtggcctgcctgaggaaggagagggcccccagagtgccaccagccatggactgggacaatccggcaatcttccctgatgacgacagtggtcggctgctgagggaccaatatgtgttgaattattttagttag
- the bcat1 gene encoding branched-chain-amino-acid aminotransferase, cytosolic, giving the protein MLTIEWSSEEGWQKPHIKPFGNLPMHPACSALHYAVQLFEGMKAYRGPDDRVRLFRPMLNMNRMARSAQRACLPAFDRAELLECVRRLVELDQSWVPQSDSASLYIRPTFLGTEPSLGVKKPSRALLYVILSPVGSYFSTGVKPVSLWADPKYIRAWRGGTGDCKMGGNYGSSIYAQNEAVDYGCQQVLWLYGDDHQITEVGTMNLFLFWTNEDGEEELATPPLDGIILPGITRQSILELTRKWGEFKVTERHLTMLDLQRALKEKRVQEMFGSGTACVVSPVGRILYQGENLLIPCQGNSPQLVFRLLKELTDIQYGHTPSDWAFMV; this is encoded by the exons ATGCTGACCATCGAGTGGTCCAGCGAGGAGGGCTGGCAGAAGCCCCACATCAAGCCGTTTGGCAACCTGCCCATGCACCCCGCCTGCTCGGCCCTGCACTACGCAGTCCAG ctgtttGAGGGGATGAAGGCGTACAGGGGCCCAGATGACCGAGTGCGTCTCTTCAGACCCATGCTCAACATGAACCGCATGGCCAGGTCTGCCCAgagggcctgcctgcct gccttTGACAGGGCAGAGCTGCTGGAGTGCGTCCGTAGGCTGGTGGAGCTGGACCAGAGCTGGGTCCCCCAGTCCGACTCGGCCAGCCTCTACATCAGACCCACCTTCCTAGGCACAGAG CCGTCCCTGGGGGTGAAGAAGCCGTCCCGCGCGTTGCTCTACGTGATCCTGAGTCCGGTGGGGTCCTACTTCAGCACGGGCGTCAAGCCCGTGTCCCTGTGGGCCGACCCCAAGTACATACGAGCCTGGAGGGGAGGAACCGGCGACTGCAAGATGGGagg GAACTACGGTTCCTCTATCTACGCTCAGAACGAAGCTGTGGATTATGGGTGCCAGCAGGTGCTCTGGCTTTACGGAGACGACCACCAGATCACAGAGGTCGGCACCATgaacctcttcctcttctggaCCAATGAGGATGGAG aggaggagctggccaCGCCCCCGCTGGATGGAATCATCCTGCCTGGGATCACCAGACAGAGCATTCTAGAGCTCACCAGGAAATGG GGGGAGTTCAAGGTGACTGAGCGCCACTTGACCATGTTGGACCTGCAGAGGGCTCTGAAGGAGAAGCGGGTGCAGGAGATGTTTGGTTCTGGTACTGCCTGCGTGGTCAGCCCTGTGGGGCGCATCCTCTACCAGGGAGAG AACTTGCTCATCCCGTGTCAGGGCAACAGCCCACAGCTGGTGTTCAGACTGCTAAAGGAGCTCACGGATAtacag TACGGTCACACTCCTAGTGACTGGGCCTTCATGGTGTAG